The Brachypodium distachyon strain Bd21 chromosome 4, Brachypodium_distachyon_v3.0, whole genome shotgun sequence nucleotide sequence atatactaCAAAGATCTATGCCATGACTTTGAGAAGTTTGATTTAGAACAAACCTAGAACatattatattttggaacaaaaAGTATTACATTGGAGAATTTTTAGTAAGTACAAACCTAGAAGGTGGTGATCGATGGTGGCAAAACGACGtagttgagacttgagaggtAGGGAAGCAGTGGTTAAGAGCCGAAGGAAGCAGCGTGGCCCCTCGTGCTTTCTGCAGGCAAAAGCCAAAATCTCTTGTTCAAAATTAAGGTCTTTGTCACTTGAGgtcttgtttggtgttagtgtattttttagtcactagtgttttgACATTTGAGGATTTTGGATCTAAAAAACACTAGTTTgtgaagtgttttaatttggtataAAAATGGAGCGTTTTGTTGAAAAAACTAGGGATAATCCCCTCCAAACCCTTCCTACCAAACAATCATTTGAGgtttgtagttttttttaatttggagtGGTTTATACCCTAAAAAACACTCCAAAAACTGTAGCACCAAACAGGGCCTGACGGGGCGCCTCGTCTTTGTGGGTATAGCTCGGCTTCTTCTATTGCTGCCGGAGTCGAGCCCCGCCAATGATGGTGTACGAGGTTAGGGACGGATCAGGGCCCTAAAAAACTTGGGCGCCTaaacttcttttttgttgagaaTCACCTGTAATTTTATTCAGATTCAACATCCATTACAGGTACAATGATTTGAATAAAAACCCAAAAAACTACAAAGTAACTCTTATAACTAAAAATTATATTAAAGTCTTTCAAATAACTCTTCTTCATGGTATCAATCTTCGCAGCACGAAGTTCTGCCAAGACTTCAGTAAAGATACTGCAATCAGACTGGAGCAACGACACCGCTATTCGAACGCCCGCACCAACTTGACTACCTTTAAAGGTTTGAGAAAGCCCCCTGAGTCGCTTAtcaaaaaagatgagaagccaTGAGCAttgaacgtacttgggccggGGATGACCCCCTGAAGGTACAAGTCATCGAACCACACAATCTTCATCAGAACACCAAAAAAGAACTCCAAAGGCACAAAAAATAATGCCAATAAAAGCACTACGACACGTTAACAAAAACTCATCAGATCCGTGTGAACAGATCTGTGAGTACACAAACCCAAATCTCACAAGATCAGACATACCGAACGTGCGGACGGAAAAACTCTCTGGCTCCGTGGCATCACCCGCAAATTAAAGGTGCCgtcgcagaagaagaagaagaaccggAGTACCTTTATTCTCAACGACGCCGCATCCTCCACCATAACTTTGCCGACGAGGAACACACGATCTAAAAAACTGAACTCTTCTTGAAACGTGTAGGAAAATCTGATGTTCCCCTCACCTCGCAGTGCCGAGATAACGCCAGAAACGAGTGGAACGGCAAATTCTCACGCTAGCTACAACGTTGCTTTTTTGCAAGATATAATCACCTGGCGGCTAGGTTTTCCTCGTCCCGTTGGTAGACTATTTTGTTAAGGGGGCGCCTAAACTAAATCATCTGTTAcagctttgttttttttgagcgGTGTTACAGCGTAATTAGACAAAAGTAGGGCTAGCCACCAGCCTTGACCGTGCCTTCGTCCAGGCCGTCCTCTTATTGGGCCGTGCAAGACGCGAAGGAAAAGTCGATCGGCCCAATTTTTTTCCATCGATTGAACACATCCCAACACAAGAAAGTCAAAAAACAAAGcccgagaaaaaaaaaacttccagCCGTTTCCAAACCGGGCCGGCGAGCGAAATGGCAGGCTGTCCGGAGTCTTCCCGCTCGCTCCCCTTGCATTTATGTCTCGGCAAAAAATGGAAGCAGTGAGCTCATCATTCGGTGGACGCTAGCTGCATCCGTTGCTGGCAACGCGTTACTCCTCCCAAGCGCCCGCTGCCCCTCTACCGTCCACGCCTCCGGCGGTTCCCCCGCGACCAGAAACGGAAGGTAGCTATAGCTTCCGGCGCCGCGTTCTCCTACAAAAGCCCAGACGCGATCCAACACTCAAACCCTCGCTCACATCACACATTCAAGCCCCAAACCCtcgatccgccgccgccgctctctccAGATCCCGATCCCGCCGCTCGCGCACCATGGCCGACGGCGCTCCCCGCTCCCCCGCCACCGcgatgctcccgccgaccGATTCCGCCCCGAtcatccccgacgcccctgctcctccttcctcccccgccgccgcgatgcTCCTGCCGACCGATTCCGCCCCGATCGTCCCCgacgctcctcctccgccttcctcccccgccgccgacggacTCCTCCGCCCCCGAGTGCAACTTCCCACGCCCGCCCACCATCCACAGGTACACGACGAAGAGATCCCGCAAGGGGGGAAGGAAGCCCAAGCAACAACAGGGCGCCGGCAGCAGCTCCAACAACCccaacgccggcgccggcgccgaggaagacATGTTCCACCTCGACCCAGTGAAACCCGGCCTGCTAGAAGACGACACCCCAGACCTCCCGATCCTCCTCTCGCTCTTCCACAAGGACCGCAAGATCGCGCTCTCCGACGACCGCCTCACGGCGGGGAGCGCCAAGGGCTATAGCATGGTGCGGGCGACCCGTGGCGTGGCCTCCGGCGCGTGGTACTTCGAGGTGCGGGTGCTGCACCTCGGccccaccggcggcgaccggcTCGGCTGGGCCACCGACAAGGCCCTCCTCGTCGCGCCCGTCGGGAACGACGCCTTCAGCTTCGGGTACCGCAGCGTGGATGGGTCCAAGGTGGCCAAGGCCTGGAGGAGCGACTATGGCGATGGCTATGAAGCAGGTGATGTGCTGGGGTTTTACATTTCGCTGCCTGAAGGGGAGGTTTATCTGCCGCCCAAGGAGGCTGAGATGGTCAAGCTTAAGGGGGTGTATTTCTTTGCTAAACCTGCCAAGGTGGATGAGACCAAGCCAGTTCCAGTTCCAGTCCCAGTTCCTGGTGAGTAATCTTATAGGCCGTCTCTGTCTCTCCGCATAATATATATGTGCCTTGTTTTATGAAGCATTTAGGTTTTGGGATCTCGTGGATTCAAGAGAATATTCTTCTAACGCAGATGCATGTTGGGTTACGTAGTTGTTTTTCGATCTATGCACGTTTAGTCATACTCTATTTTATAGATCCTCCTATGCACAAATTATATATGCACTGACGTCCCTAGTGCAAGTAAATGTGTTGTTAGTTAAGTAGTCATTCGTGCTTGCACTGGCGTACTGCCCATGCTTCACGAGAGAATTGGTCGTACGAGATCGAAGAGTATTTTTCAGGAGCAAGGGCTAATGCATGTATGGGTATATGCATTGACTAAGTGTGAAACCGGATCGGATTCGACCGGATATAGTTCCCGTGCTATTTATCATaatctgtatttttttaattggaTTCGGAAACGTTGCGGATGCGGATTCCCGTGGTATAAACAATATGTGATCGCTTTTTATATACATCCTTAGCTCTGGAACGtggtataaacaacatgcTTCAATAATATATTTTCAAAAGATTTTTCTCAAAGAATCATGATTTTAAATTTATTAAGATTTTTGGATCTtcattttgttctttcttcGAGTCACTTCATGGGTTATTTTTGTCGTTCTTATaattttactactccctccgtccaataaaagatgtctcaagtttgtcaaaatttggatctatctagacatgacttagtgtatagatgcattcaaatttggtcaaacttgagacacactttgttggacggagggagtatttcataTTTTTCCTTGTCATAAAGGTTCAGGTTAGAATTTTTCCCAAGATATTTTAGTCACTTCAAGTAATTTCCATTTTTCAACCTTTAACTTTAAATCAAACCATACCTTACATGCGCCATGTGTAACATCGGCCTTGAATCTAAATCAAACCATACTGATCTTAGTTGTTcattgaattcaaaatttatGACGACACCATATATATAACTTCTTATTAATGCGCTTTTGCATAGTTTATATATCATAGTACACATTTATCTATTGCAATATTAGCTTCTGTTATGTTTGCCTGcatgaaaaatacaaatgCAAGCCTTGTTAGTGAAATCAGAAATTTCATTTGCAAGGTTTAAAATGGTTTAGTTACCGTACCCTATTGTAGCTCTGACTCAAAATTTGAAGTGTTGGGTATTGAATAGATGTAGTCTTCAGTACACCTTCTCTACAGTTATATTAGGTTGAACTGTGTTATTGCCTGGATGATCAACAATGTTCTTAGTTGTTTTTGCATACTGAAATCTCCCTAATTTTAGCATCTGTGGTCGACTTACTGATTTTAATCTTCATGTTTCTTGCAAATGTAGGGAGTGAGATTGTTTACTTCAAGAATGGAGTATGCCAGGGCACCGCCTTTGACAACATTCTCGGAGGGCGATACTACCCAGCTGCATCCATGTACACAATGCCCGACGAGCCAAACTGTGAGGTCAAATTCAATTTCGGGCCTGATTTCACGTTCTTTCCAGAAGACTTTGGAGGCCGTCCCGTCCCTCGCCCAATGAGCGAGGTTCCCTACCAGCCGTACGTGCTGATGAAAGAGGGATCTGCTAGTGCTGAAAAGGCCGCTTAGTGCAGTAGTCATCGTGTTGTTTTCAATAATTGCCTCTTCGGAGGGCACCTTTCATCTCATGTTGTTTTCATTATCGTATTGAACATCATATATACCCCTGGAGTCCTGAGTGGCTGAGTAGCTGGGTTATATATTACTATGCGTCTATGCCGATTGAAGTACCCATGAAAATATTTTACTATTTCCTAGACAAAATGTGCAGCAGATCGATACGCTTTCGTGCTTTATTAATCTTTTGCTTACTGGAGGTGGACATATTTTATCTATTTAGATTGTGTGATGTTGTGTTTTTACCACCTTTTGTTAGGATTAAGTTTCTCTGCGAAAACAAATTAAGGAAGCTACCGAGTCTGATATCGTTCCGAATGGGCGCCCCCTGATTTCATTATGAGATTTCATGTGGTATATATGTAGTCCGGGGTGAGAACGGGACCACAAGAGAAATGGGAGGTTAATTTGTGTATCGGATTTTGCTCCTATCGCCTCCCAGGTCCACGATTAGGGTAAAGACATGACAGTCTTTTTAACTTAATTTGGGTTCTCAGTAGCATCAGCGTGTAGCTCATTTTTTTGGGGTCAGTGATTTTGGTTAGTCAGACGAGCACCCAGGACTCGACTTTGCTCTGTCCAGTTGGCTAGTTCGTGCTAACTACACATTCATATTCTGACTTGCGAGACAAAATTGTGGTTTGCCTATGTTTTCGTAACTATGAATCGTAACTAGTTCTTTCTTGATTTAATAACACTGTACGTGAAACGGGGCTAGTTCTTTCTTGATTTCTATATATACAATTTAGTTCGCAAAATTATATA carries:
- the LOC100838419 gene encoding protein TRAUCO; amino-acid sequence: MADGAPRSPATAMLPPTDSAPIIPDAPAPPSSPAAAMLLPTDSAPIVPDAPPPPSSPAADGLLRPRVQLPTPAHHPQGAGSSSNNPNAGAGAEEDMFHLDPVKPGLLEDDTPDLPILLSLFHKDRKIALSDDRLTAGSAKGYSMVRATRGVASGAWYFEVRVLHLGPTGGDRLGWATDKALLVAPVGNDAFSFGYRSVDGSKVAKAWRSDYGDGYEAGDVLGFYISLPEGEVYLPPKEAEMVKLKGVYFFAKPAKVDETKPVPVPVPVPGSEIVYFKNGVCQGTAFDNILGGRYYPAASMYTMPDEPNCEVKFNFGPDFTFFPEDFGGRPVPRPMSEVPYQPYVLMKEGSASAEKAA